A genomic region of Cannabis sativa cultivar Pink pepper isolate KNU-18-1 chromosome 1, ASM2916894v1, whole genome shotgun sequence contains the following coding sequences:
- the LOC115703591 gene encoding cyclic pyranopterin monophosphate synthase, mitochondrial, whose translation MLVMFLRRVAGSFPHSRRLISSSSNSRHDVSSTIMELNKEMESVFGEPPSSYLASSVTEEHVVAQEPQAEFQKERESSIGLTHVGNTGEAQMVDVSLKGSTKRTAIASCKVILGKKVYDLVLANQIAKGDVLSVAKIAGITGAKHTSSLIPLCHNITLNHVRVDLTLNPEDWSVNVEGEATSTGKTGVEMEAMTAVSVAGLTVYDMCKAASKDIAITDIRLESKTGGKSGDWSRQ comes from the exons ATGCTTGTCATGTTTCTTCGACGAGTTGCGGGTTCATTTCCTCATTCAAGAAGGCTTATTAGCAGTAGCAGTAACAGCAGACATGATGTCTCAAGTACTATAATGGAGCTCAATAAG GAAATGGAGTCAGTATTTGGTGAACCTCCTTCAAGTTATCTTGCCAGCTCTGTAACTGAAGAGCATGTAGTAGCTCAGGAGCCCCAGGCTGAATTccaaaaagaaagagagagttcaaTCGGTCTAACTCATGTTGGAAATACAGGGGAAGCCCAAATGGTAGATGTTTCTTTGAAAGGAAGTACTAAGAGAACTGCCATCGCTAGTTGCAAGGTAATCCTAGGAAAGAAGGTGTATGATTTGGTGTTAGCTAACCAAATAGCAAAGGGAGATGTCCTTAGTGTGGCGAAAATCGCAGGCATTACTGGAGCAAAGCACACAAGTAGTCTCATTCCACTTTGCCACAACATAACCTTGAATCATGTTCGTGTTGATCTAACACTGAATCCCGAGGATTGGAGTGTTAACGTTGAAGGGGAAGCTACATCAACTGGTAAAACTGGTGTCGAAATGGAAGCAATGACAGCTGTGAGTGTTGCTGGGCTAACAGTTTACGATATGTGCAAGGCTGCTTCAAAGGATATCGCGATTACTGATATACGTCTAGAGAGCAA